The nucleotide sequence TGATGTGGAAAGCAACCGCATGATTCTGGCAGAAATTTTTCGCAGAGATTACCAGATTCTGGAAGCCTCAGATGTAAAAACCACTTTGCAGATTCTGGAGAAAAGTTCCGGAGAGACAGCGGCAGTGCTGCTGGACTGGCACCTGTCCGAAGAAGATGGAAGCAGGGTACTGGAGGAAATGAAACAAAAAGGCTGGATGAATCATATTCCGGTACTGGTGGTTACCGCAGAACAGTCCATAGATACAGAAAAACAGTGTATCGGGCTGGGAGCCGCCGACATGATACGCAAGCCTTTTGATTCGGATGTAATCCGGAAACGGGTAGACAATAATATATCTCTGTATCAGCATAAAAACCATATGGAAGAAAAAGTGCAGGAACAGAACCAGATTCTGCGGAAACAGTATGCGGTAATGAAGCTGCAGGCAGATAAGCTGAAAAAATCCAGCCAGCAGATGATCGACATTGTATGTAATATTCTGGAACATCATTATCCGGAATTTGATGAAAATACACAGACCGTAAGGGAAATCAGCAGGATTATCGGAAGAAAAGTGCAGGCCCATTATCCGGAATATAAGCTGACAGACGCAGATGTGGAAGCCATTGCAGAGCTGGCAGCTCTCAGGGATATCGGCAAACTTCTGATTTCAGATCATGTGCTGTTCAAACCGGCGAAACTTACCAGAGAAGAAAAAGAATATATGAAATCCCATACGGCCAAAGGCTGTGAAATTATGAAAATGATGAAAGGTATTCAGACTCCTGACGACCACAGGAAAAGTATGGAAATCTGTCGTTATCATCATGAGCGTTACGATGGAAAAGGGTATCCGGAAGGGCTGAAAGGAGATGAGATACCAATTTCCGCCCAGATTGTATCTGTGGTGGACGCCTACCATGCGCTGATCAGCGAACGTATTTACAAGCGGGCATATCCCAAAGAAGAAGCATATTATATGGTTCTGGGCGGTGAATGCGGGATTTTTTCACCGAAAATTATGGAATGTTTCCGCATGTCCAGAAGAGAAATTGAAGCAATAAATTCAGAGGAAAGGGAGGAAAAATTATGAATCAGGAGATAAAAGAAGGATTAAGTGCAGCAGGCGTAAATATGAAAGAGGCACTGGAGCGGCTGATGAACAACGAAATGCTGCTGGAGAGGCTGCTGATTAAATTTAAGGCGGATAAGAATTTCCCAGGGCTGGAAAAAGCGCTGGGAGAGCAGAATTATGAGGAAGCCTTTCACTGTGCCCACACGCTGAAAGGAGTAGCGGGAAATCTGGGCATGAAAAAACTGATGGAAGCGGATATTGTGGTGGTGGAGAAGCTGCGCAGCCAGAATTACGATGGGCTTGAAGCAGACATGGAAGAAGTGCGGGCTGCTTATAACAGCGTCATGGACGTGATTCAGAAAATGGGCTGAAAGAAATATGTACCATTGTACCGAAAGAAAGATTGTGATACAATGATGGGTAGAAAAATCAAAGGAGGACAACTCAGGTGGGAAAAATTGCAGTTGTAACAGACAGTAACAGCGGAATTACCCAGGAACAGGCGAAAGAATACGGAGTAAATGTGCTGCCCATGCCATTTTTTATCAATGGAGAGACATATTTTGAAGATATTGATTTAACCCAGGAACAATTTTATGAAAAACTGGAAAGCGATGCGGAAATTTCCACTTCCATGCCGGCGGTGGGTTCTGTGACGGATTTGTGGGACAGTTTGCTGAAAGAGTATGAGGAAATCGTTCATATTCCCATGTCCAGCGGGCTGAGTGGCTCCTGTGAGACAGCCATTATGTTGTCTCAGGACTATGACGGACGTGTTCAGGTGGTAAATAATCAGCGTATTTCCGTTACCCAGAAACAGTCTGTACTGGATGCGGCGGAACTGGTAAAGCGGGGATTAAAAGCAGAAGAAATCAAAAATTATCTGGAAAAGACGAAATACGATTCCAGTATTTATATTATGGTAGACACTCTGTATTATCTGAAAAAGGGCGGAAGAATTACGCCGGCAGCGGCAGCCCTGGGCACACTGCTGAAATTAAAGCCGGTGCTCCAGATTCAGGGGGAAAAGCTGGACGCCTTTGCCAGGGCCAGAACTCTGAAGCAGGCAAAGAATATTATGATTGAAGCTGTGAAAAATGATTTTGTCAAACGTTTCGGAGACGAAACAGGAGAAAACATGAATCTTTTTATTGCCTATACCAAAGACCGGGAGACAGCTCTGGAATTTAAAGCTCAGGTGCAGGAAGCATTTCCCGACGGGGATATTCAGATGGCAGACCCTCTGTCTTTGAGCGTGGCATGTCATATTGGGCCGGGAGCTCTGGCGCTTGCATGTGCCAGAAAACTTTCTTCCGACTGACAGCCGGATTTTACAAAGGAGGAGGAACACATGAAAAAGCGTATAGGAACTGTGGCTGTATAAGGAGCCGGAGGATATTCAGGCGGCAGGTCCGGAGTTTCTGGAAGACAAAATGAAGTCCATACAGGAACAGATGGAGGAATTTCTGAATCTGGGAATGCAGATTGCCAATGCGGTACTGGCGGGTGATATGGAAAGTCTGGCGCCTGTGGTGGAAGAGCGGGCAAAGTTGATTGCGTCCCTTGAAGAGAGCAAAATTGCCTATACGGAAGATCTGGAGAACAGAATCCAGTATGTTTCCGATAAAATAGATATAAAAATATCCGGTACGTTTGTCTTTGATGTGATAGCCATTGTGATTTTTCTGGTGTTTTCGGCTGTCACTATGCTGATTGTAATACGCACCGTGGCAAATCCGGCGAAGAATGCCAGCGGCCATCTGAGCCAGATTGTGGAGAAGATTCAGAAGAACGAAGGAGATTTGACGGAGCGTATTGATATCCAGACGGAAGACGAAGTGGGACAGCTTGTTCAGGGAGTTAATGGCTTTATAGAGCAGCTTCAGATGGTTATGTAGAAGTTAAAAGACCGTTTGGAACAGATGTTTGACTCGGTTAATAATATCAACAATCGGGTGTACTCCTCCAATGAAGATGTAACGAATGTATCGGCTTCCATGGAAGAACTGGCAGCCAGCATGGAAGAAGTTTCCGCCACTCTGGAGCAGATTGCCGAAGGAAGCGGCGGAGTTTATGCGAAAGTAAAATCCATGGCCGAGGGGGCTGAAAACGGTTCTGAGCTGGTGGAGCAGATTAAGAACAGGGATCAGGATGTGAGAAAACGTACGGTAGAAAATAAAATGGCTGTCAATAAAATGCTGGTGGATATCCGAAATACGCTGGAAGAAGCAGTTACCGAGAGCCGCAGCGTGGAGCGCATTAACGAACTGACGGGAGAGATACTGGATATTACCAGCCAGACGAACCTGCTGGCATTAAATGCTTCCATAGAAGCAGCCCGCGCCGGAGACGCGGGAAAGGGATTTGCAGTTGTGGCGGACGAAATACGTGTCCTTGCAGATAACAGCAGAGATACGGCCAATAATATTCAGGATATCAGCCGAATGGTTACCGGTGCGGTGGAAAAACTGGCGGGAAATGCGGAGAGTATGCTGAAATTTATTGATGAGAGCGTACTGAAGGATTACGATAAATTTGTAGAGCTTGCCAACTATTACCAGAAGGATGCGGAAAGCGTGAATGATCTGGTAACAGAATTTGCAGACAGAACTGCAGAGACGGAAGAGATTATGGAGCGGATTAATACGGGAATCAATAATATTTCCGTTACTGTAGATGAAAGTGCCAGAGGCGTTACCAATGCGGCGGAAAGCGCCGGCAGTCTGGTGGAATCAATGGCACATATCAAGCAGGAGGCAGAGAACAATCAGACAATTTCTGAAGAACTGCGCGATGAGGTAGAGCGGTTTAAGAAAGTGTAGAAACGAAATACGGATAATAAATGCAAAGCTGCTGTACCGGTGATAAAACGCCATGGGTACAGCAGCTTTTTGTTAAGATACGCAGCTCGCGGAGAGAAAATCTATTGCTGCGCAATCTGCTCGCGCGCGAAGAATGCGCAAGCGCATTCTTTTTTATCTTACAGGAAATACTTACAGCAGCCTGCGGGCTTTCTGTTTCCAGAACAGATAGGTGAACAGCAGAAGTATACCTGTTGCGGCCCATGCAGCAGGATTGGTATAGCATACCGCCTGGTAACCGAAAGGCTCCAGAAACAGCGCAATCACAAATACCCGGCATACCAGCTCCAGTACGCCGCTCATTACAGGAATAAAAGTCTGGTCCAGTCCCTGCAAAGAACTGCGGTACAGAAAAATCATGGCCAGCGGTATGAAGAAGAAGGACACCGTGTTCAGGTAAGCGACAGCATATTCCAGTACCGTATCAGAAGGATTTTTCAGGAAAAGACATACAATATACTTTCCGAATCCTGCGGTAATGACAGTACCCAACAGGGATATCACCAGTACCAGCAGGAATCCTTTTCGCATTCCGTCGAAAATACGCTCGTATTTTCTGGCGCCCAGATTCTGTCCGCAATAGGTGGCCATGGTGGTTCCCAGCGCAGGCATGGTCTGGGTAGCCAGATTTTCTACTTTGGAAGCGGCTGTATAGGAAGCCACCACACTGGAGCCGAATACATTTACAGCGCCCTGCAGAATCATAACGCCCACTGCGGTTACCGAGTAATTGACGGACATGGGAATGCCCACGGACAACAGATCCCGGATGCTTTTCCAGTCAAAATAAAAATCCTTTCGCTGCAGTTTCAGCAAATCTATGCGGGCAAACATATAGAAAAAGCACAGCAGAGCAGAAATTCCCTGTGCGATGATGGTTGCCCAGGCAGCTCCTTCCGGTCCGGAATGAAGCACTACAATATAAAATAAATCCAGAAGAATATTCAAAAAAGAAGCAAAAATCAGAAAATACAGAGGTGTTTTGCTGTCCCCTACCCCTCTTAATATGGAAGCGGAAATATTAAATGCCATGGTGGCGGCAATTCCGCCGTAAATGATGGTGATATAATCATTTGCCATATCCAGAATATTTTCCGGTGTTTTCATAAACAGCAGCAGGTTCCTGGATTCCGTAATGGTCAGGGCGGTGATGAGTAAAGATACCGCCAGGCCAAGAATCAGAGAAACAGCCACGTAATGTTTCAGACGGCTTTCGTCTCTGGCGCCGAAAGCATGGGAAATCAGAACGCCGAACCCCTGCGCAATGCCCATGGCAAAGCCCAGTACCAGAAACATAATGGAGCCGGTGGAGCCAACGGCCGCAAGAGCATCCTCTCC is from Lachnospiraceae bacterium JLR.KK002 and encodes:
- a CDS encoding HAMP domain-containing protein; translation: MKSIQEQMEEFLNLGMQIANAVLAGDMESLAPVVEERAKLIASLEESKIAYTEDLENRIQYVSDKIDIKISGTFVFDVIAIVIFLVFSAVTMLIVIRTVANPAKNASGHLSQIVEKIQKNEGDLTERIDIQTEDEVGQLVQGVNGFIEQLQMVM
- a CDS encoding DegV family protein, coding for MGKIAVVTDSNSGITQEQAKEYGVNVLPMPFFINGETYFEDIDLTQEQFYEKLESDAEISTSMPAVGSVTDLWDSLLKEYEEIVHIPMSSGLSGSCETAIMLSQDYDGRVQVVNNQRISVTQKQSVLDAAELVKRGLKAEEIKNYLEKTKYDSSIYIMVDTLYYLKKGGRITPAAAALGTLLKLKPVLQIQGEKLDAFARARTLKQAKNIMIEAVKNDFVKRFGDETGENMNLFIAYTKDRETALEFKAQVQEAFPDGDIQMADPLSLSVACHIGPGALALACARKLSSD
- a CDS encoding HD domain-containing phosphohydrolase, whose translation is MNRHKILVVDDVESNRMILAEIFRRDYQILEASDVKTTLQILEKSSGETAAVLLDWHLSEEDGSRVLEEMKQKGWMNHIPVLVVTAEQSIDTEKQCIGLGAADMIRKPFDSDVIRKRVDNNISLYQHKNHMEEKVQEQNQILRKQYAVMKLQADKLKKSSQQMIDIVCNILEHHYPEFDENTQTVREISRIIGRKVQAHYPEYKLTDADVEAIAELAALRDIGKLLISDHVLFKPAKLTREEKEYMKSHTAKGCEIMKMMKGIQTPDDHRKSMEICRYHHERYDGKGYPEGLKGDEIPISAQIVSVVDAYHALISERIYKRAYPKEEAYYMVLGGECGIFSPKIMECFRMSRREIEAINSEEREEKL
- a CDS encoding MATE family efflux transporter gives rise to the protein MTKDMTTGNPWKIIIFFSIPVLLGNLFQQFYNMADAVIVGQFLGEDALAAVGSTGSIMFLVLGFAMGIAQGFGVLISHAFGARDESRLKHYVAVSLILGLAVSLLITALTITESRNLLLFMKTPENILDMANDYITIIYGGIAATMAFNISASILRGVGDSKTPLYFLIFASFLNILLDLFYIVVLHSGPEGAAWATIIAQGISALLCFFYMFARIDLLKLQRKDFYFDWKSIRDLLSVGIPMSVNYSVTAVGVMILQGAVNVFGSSVVASYTAASKVENLATQTMPALGTTMATYCGQNLGARKYERIFDGMRKGFLLVLVISLLGTVITAGFGKYIVCLFLKNPSDTVLEYAVAYLNTVSFFFIPLAMIFLYRSSLQGLDQTFIPVMSGVLELVCRVFVIALFLEPFGYQAVCYTNPAAWAATGILLLFTYLFWKQKARRLL
- a CDS encoding Hpt domain-containing protein, yielding MNQEIKEGLSAAGVNMKEALERLMNNEMLLERLLIKFKADKNFPGLEKALGEQNYEEAFHCAHTLKGVAGNLGMKKLMEADIVVVEKLRSQNYDGLEADMEEVRAAYNSVMDVIQKMG
- a CDS encoding methyl-accepting chemotaxis protein — protein: MFDSVNNINNRVYSSNEDVTNVSASMEELAASMEEVSATLEQIAEGSGGVYAKVKSMAEGAENGSELVEQIKNRDQDVRKRTVENKMAVNKMLVDIRNTLEEAVTESRSVERINELTGEILDITSQTNLLALNASIEAARAGDAGKGFAVVADEIRVLADNSRDTANNIQDISRMVTGAVEKLAGNAESMLKFIDESVLKDYDKFVELANYYQKDAESVNDLVTEFADRTAETEEIMERINTGINNISVTVDESARGVTNAAESAGSLVESMAHIKQEAENNQTISEELRDEVERFKKV